A window of Candidatus Goldiibacteriota bacterium genomic DNA:
GCAGGTGCTGGTGGATTTTGTGGAAGCGCTTTTTTTAATTGAAAAGAATTTCAGAACAGGCAGAAAGAACCATGAAAACGGGCTGCTTGAAATCATATGCGGCGGCAGAGGGGCTGTGTTTCTGGCGGAATGTAACGGCAAAGCCGCGGGAATGGCCACTGCACAGATTGTTATATCCACCTCGGCCGGAGGGGTTTCGCTTCTGGTGGAGGATGTATTTGTGGCTGAACAATACAGGGGCAAGGGAGCCGGAAGACTGCTGATGGATGAAGTAAAAAGGTGGGGGTTAAAAAATGGAGCTTTAAGAATGCAGCTTGTAGCTGATAAAACCAACAAATATGTAATAGATTTCTATAAAAAACTTGGATGGGAAGAAAGTATCATGATGGGTTTGTATTACAATTTTTAATCTGTAATCGGAAAATCATTAAAACCTGCCGGATAAAATGATTTTGATTTTAAAAAACTGATGATTAACAATTAATCACATCCGGCGCGGGTTTATTCTTCTTCTATGTGTAAAACCCCATATAAGTAAGGTTAAAAGCAAAGTTGTTTTCAGATAAGAAGCAGGCATGATTATTGCTTATTTGTTTTCTGTTAAAACTGTGCGTATAAGGGAGCTGCTTATGTATTATCATGTGGTTATTGAAAATCTGCTGTATGAAATCAGTCAGATTGTTGTTGAAAATAAGCCGTTAAAAGAGATGCTTGAGATGGTATTATTAAAAACCGCGGAAAAACTTGGCATGAAACGCGGAATGATAGCAATTCTTGACAGAAAAACAAATGAAATAATGATAAGGGCGGCTTACGGGCTTTCCAATATATGGATGGAAAAAGGAAGGTACAAGGTAGGCGAAGGCATTACGGGGCAGGTGGTGGAAAGCGGGGAAACGGTCTTTGTGGCCAATATAGCCAGCGAACCAAAATTTTTAAATAAAACAGGAATCTGGAAAAAAGATGACGGGGAAGGGCTGTCATTTTTATGTATTCCGGTCAAAAGCGGCTGTGAGGTATTAGGAACCATAGCTTTTGATAAAAAGTATGTTAATTTAAAAGACGCTGAAAGCGATATAAAGGTGCTGACAATAATAAGCGCAATGATAACCCAGGCCATGAGGCTTTATCAGGCGGAACACGAGGAAAAGGCCGCCCTTATTGAAGAAAATGAAAGGCTTCAGACGGAATTAAAGAGCAGGTTTAAACCTGCCAATATCATAGGCACATCAAAAGCCATGATGGATGTCTTTACTATGGTGGAAAAAGTGGCATCAACCAATTCGTCTGTTCTTATACTGGGCGAAAGCGGTGTAGGCAAGGAACTGATAGCACAGGAGATTCACTACAACAGTAAAAGGGCGGACAAACCATTTATAAAATTTAATTGTGCCGCGCTTCCGGAGAGCCTTGCGGAAACAGAGCTGTTTGGCTGTGAAAAAGGCGCGTATACAGGGGCGTATCAGTCGCGTAGAGGGCGGTTTGAATCCGCTGACAGCGGTACTTTATTCTTAGATGAAATAGGAGAACTTGGACCATCTGTACAGTCAAAATTTTTAAGGGTACTGCAGGAAAGAGAGTTTGAAAAAGTGGGCGGAAATAACACGGTTAAAGTGGATATAAGGATAATAGCGGCCACCAATAAGGATCTTGCCGAAGAGGTAAAAAATAAAACTTTCAGGGAAGATTTATACTACAGGCTAAGCGTGTTTCCGATAATTGTTCCGCCGTTAAGAGAGCGCAAAACAGATATTCCCATGCTGGCGGATTATTTTATAGATAAGTATTCAAAGATGAACGCAAAGAGTATAAAACGCATCTCCTCTACGGCCATAGATCTGCTTGTAGCTTACCATTGGCCGGGAAATGTGCGTGAATTGGAAAACTGTGTAGAACGCGCTGTAATACTTTCAAATGACGGGGTGATACACGCTTATCATTTGCCGCCAACCCTGCAGACGGATAAGTCCAGTAAAACCGCGTATTCAGGGACGCTTCAAAAAGCGGTGGGGATAGTAGAGCATGAAATGATAGTGGAAAAGCTAAAAGCAGCGGAAGGAAACATGGCGTTGGCGGCTAAAGAACTTGGTTTAACCGAACGTATTATGGGGTTGAGGATGAAAAAGTACGGCATAGATTACCGTCTGTACAGAAAAGTTGTAAGAAATAAAAAATTGAAAAAAACCGGCTGACCGCCTGAAAATATTCAGGGTGTTATGCTGTTTTTTTCCATATGTCCGGCCTTCTATCCCCGGTGTGTTTCAACGTACCTGGCGCTTTTAGGGCATTGTTTTGTTTTTATGTTCTAAAAACAACTTCCGCAGGCTTTTGTATCCGCCAAAGAGTTTTAATTGCTGCGATGGGCGCGAAAGGCCTGCGTCTAACAAAGTTTTGAATAAACCGGAAGCAGATAACAAATAATGGTTAAATATTAATCAAATATTCAATAAGTGGTTAAAATTTGACCTGCGAGAATTTGATTTGTAAAAAAAGTGCTTAAAATAAGCATTAAATGGTGGTTAAAATTGTGGCACGACTTATGCTAATTAAGGGTTATGGCACGGATGTCATGAACCCGGGTCAAAAAAACTTCAAGGAGG
This region includes:
- a CDS encoding sigma 54-interacting transcriptional regulator, whose translation is MYYHVVIENLLYEISQIVVENKPLKEMLEMVLLKTAEKLGMKRGMIAILDRKTNEIMIRAAYGLSNIWMEKGRYKVGEGITGQVVESGETVFVANIASEPKFLNKTGIWKKDDGEGLSFLCIPVKSGCEVLGTIAFDKKYVNLKDAESDIKVLTIISAMITQAMRLYQAEHEEKAALIEENERLQTELKSRFKPANIIGTSKAMMDVFTMVEKVASTNSSVLILGESGVGKELIAQEIHYNSKRADKPFIKFNCAALPESLAETELFGCEKGAYTGAYQSRRGRFESADSGTLFLDEIGELGPSVQSKFLRVLQEREFEKVGGNNTVKVDIRIIAATNKDLAEEVKNKTFREDLYYRLSVFPIIVPPLRERKTDIPMLADYFIDKYSKMNAKSIKRISSTAIDLLVAYHWPGNVRELENCVERAVILSNDGVIHAYHLPPTLQTDKSSKTAYSGTLQKAVGIVEHEMIVEKLKAAEGNMALAAKELGLTERIMGLRMKKYGIDYRLYRKVVRNKKLKKTG
- a CDS encoding GNAT family N-acetyltransferase translates to MEYEFLVRRAGLSDMQVLVDFVEALFLIEKNFRTGRKNHENGLLEIICGGRGAVFLAECNGKAAGMATAQIVISTSAGGVSLLVEDVFVAEQYRGKGAGRLLMDEVKRWGLKNGALRMQLVADKTNKYVIDFYKKLGWEESIMMGLYYNF